Below is a genomic region from Mesorhizobium sp. NZP2298.
CCACCGACTCAGGTGGCCTGTTCGGCACGGCCGCCGAAAAGGCCTACATCATGTATGGCCTGCTGATCGGGCTGGCCTTCGGTCCGGTGCAGGCGTCGTCGCGTTCCTACATGGCGCGCAGCGTCACGGCGGCGGAATCCGGGCGCTATTTCGGCATCTACGCGCTGGCCGGCCGGGCGACCAGTTTCCTGGCGCCGTTCATGGTTGCCACCATCACCGCGCTGAGCGATTCGGCACGGCTTGGCATGGCCGTGATCATCCTGTTCCTCGGCATCGGCATGGCGATACTGGTTCGCACGCCATATCCGGCGGACCGGCCGGCGGAGTGAGCTTACCCTCCTTGTCGAAGGGTCGATCCGCGAAGCGGGGGCGGCGCTGCCCCCACCCAGTCTCACGAACTTTGCTTCGCAAAGATCATTCGCCGACCCTCCCCACAAGGGGGGTAAACGCGCTCAGTGCCTGAAATGCCTGACCCCGGTGAACACCATGGCGATGCCATGTTCATCGGCCGCGGCGATGACGTCGTCATCGCGCATCGAGCCGCCTGGCTGGATCACCGCCGTAGCTCCGGCTTCGATCGCCGAGAGCAGGCCGTCGGCGAAGGGGAAGAACGCGTCGGAGGCGACTACCGAGCCCTTGGTCAGCGGTTCGGCCGAGCCTGCGGCCTCGGCCGCGTCGAGCGCCTTGCGGGCGGCGATGCGGGAGGAATCGACCCGGCTCATCTGGCCCGCGCCGATGCCGACGGTGGCTCCGTCCTTGGCATAGACGATGGCGTTCGACTTGACGTGCTTGGCGACGCGGAAGGCGAATTTGAGATCGGCCATTTCGGCCGGCGTCGGCGCCCGCTTCGTCACCACCTTCAGCTCGAGGTCGTCGACCACGGCATTGTCCCGACCCTGAACGAGCAGGCCGCCGGAGACGGACTTGACCGTTGTGCCGGGCGAGCGCGGGTCGGGCAGGCCGCCGGTGACCAGCAGGCGCAGGTTTTTCTTCGCCGCGACGATTGCCGCCGCTTCTTCGGTGGCGTCGGGCGCGATGATCACTTCGGTGAAGGTTTTCACGATTTCCTCCGCCGCCTCGGCGTCGAGGGTGCGGTTCACGGCGACGATGCCGCCGAAGGCAGAGACCGGATCGCAGGCAAGCGCCTTGGCGTAGGCCGCCTTCAGCGAGGCGCCCTCGGCGACGCCGCAAGGGTTGGCGTGCTTGATGATGGCGACAGCGGCGGAGCGGGCGGGATCGAACTCGCCGGCGAGTTCGAAGGCGGCGTCGGTGTCGTTGATGTTGTTGTAGGACAGCTGCTTGCCCTGCAGCTGTCGTGCCGTGGCGACGCCCGGACGCTTGTCGCCATTGACATAGAAACCGGCGCCCTGGTGCGGGTTTTCGCCGTAGCGCATCACCTCCGCCAGCCTGCCCCCGAAGGCGCGCCAAGTGGGATGCTCGATCTCCAGCGCCTCGGCGAACCAGCCGGAAATCGCCGCGTCATAGCTGGCGGTGCGGGCAAAGGCCTTGGCCGCCAGCTTCTTGCGAAAATCCAGCGACAGCGAGCCGATGTTCATCTCCAGCGCGTTCAGCACCGAAGCGTAATCGCCGGGATCGGTGACGATGGCGACATAGGCATGGTTCTTGGCCGAGGCGCGGATCATTGCCGGGCCGCCAATGTCGATGTTCTCGACGATCGCGGCATAGTCGGCGCCGGAGCGGCGGACTTCCTCGAAGGGATAGAGATTGGAGACGACGAGGTCGATCGGTTCGATGCCGTATTTGCGCATCGCCATGGCATGCTCGGGGTCGTCGCGCACGCCAAGCAGCGCGCCATGCACCGACGGGTGCAAGGTCTTGACGCGGCCGTCCATGATCTCGGGAAACCCCGTGAGCTCGGAGACGTCGCGCACTGCCATGCCGGCTTCGGCGATCGCCTTGGCCGTGCCGCCGGTCGAGACCAGCTCGACACCGGCCGCGGCCAATGCCCTGGCGAAGTCGATGAGGCCGGTCTTGTCGAAAACCGAAAGCAGGGCGCGGCGCACGGGGACGAGATCCGGGGCGGGAATGTTCTTGGCGGCGACGGCCATGGGCTGGCGGCCTTTCACGGCTGGAGGGGCAAGCCCGCGCCGTAGCACATGACATCAGGAAATCAAGCGGCAAGGCAGCGCTGCACACTTTTCGGCATCATGCTCCAGCGGTGGCCGGCACCATCAATTGTTTTCCGGATAGCCGGCGATGCTGGTGCGCGTCAGCTGCCAGTGGACTTCGGCCACCTCGGAGGCCTTGAAGGCAAGCACGATCTGGCGGCTGCGGCGCGGACCGCCAAGACCGGCGAAATAGATCGATTCCTCGACCTCCGGCACCACTTCGCTTGACGTGAACACCCAGCTGTCGGCCTGGTCGGCGGTCAGCACGAGGCGGTCGTGCTCGTCCTGCAGCAGGTTGATGTCGGGATGGACATGGAAGCGCACGGTGATGAAATCGCGGCCATTGTTGCGGATCGAGGCATTGCCGGGCCTCTGGAACCGGTCCCTGCCGGCCAGCACATTGCCGTTCGTCGACAGCTTCAGCTCGCGCTCATGCAGGAAGCCGAACCGCTGGACATAGCCGTCATGGCGGGCGATGAAGCCCTGGACGCCCTTCTGGTCGATGCGCTTGCACGGCACATGCTGCGGGCCGCCGATCAGCGGCGAACCGAGCAGGTCGTTGACGCGCAACGAATGGCTGAAGCGAGCCGACGAGGTGTCATTGATGGTGGCGGTCGAGTGCGCGGCCGTGGCGCGCGCCAGCGGCCGGAATTCAGCGGCGCCATAGGTGTCGATGCCGGCATTGACGATATAGTGCTGGCGGCCGGACGACAGTTCGAAGGCGAGGCAGCCTGCGTGCGCGGCGTTGGAGACGTCGACCGGCGGCGGCAGGCCAGTGTCGGCAATGACCGTGACGCCGCCCATCGACAGCCGCTCATAGCCCGAATGCGGCGCGTGCAGCAGTGGTGCGCCGGCGGTGTCGTCATGGCGCAGGATGGTGGCGATGCGGTCATGGATGGTGGCGCCCATGCCGTTGAAGCGGGCGAGGCTGCCATCCTGGTGGCGGAAGAAGCGCAGCGCCGGCAGCATGCGGTCGATGGCGCCGATCAGTGCCTGCGGCGGGGTTTCGGCCTGGTTGGCGTAGGTCTGGCGCAACGGCAAAAGGTCGGCGAGAATTTCCAGCACCGCCATCGGATTGCGCGAGATATGGCCGCCATCGGCGAGGATCTGGCGATTAAGCTCCTCGGCGAGGTTGCGGGTTGCGCCGCGCAGCGCCGAAGCCGGCGCCGGCAGCGAAAGAGCGGCGAAGGCGAGCGCGATGCGGGCACGCAGCCGATCCTTGCCATCGGGCATTTCGCGCGCCATCGACCTGAGATAGCGGATCTGGACGGCCAGCGATTTCAGGAAAGCGCGGTAGAAGGGAAATTCGGCTCCCTGCAACACGACGGAGGAATGCTGCAGCCAGGCGATGATGCGCTTGGCCGTGGTGCCGGGCTCCCAGGCGACACCGGCAATGTTGTTGCCGTGCATGGCGATCCAGTCGGACACCAGGGCACGCGCATTGGCGGCGGCAAGCTCGGTACCGGCGGCGCGCATGTGGCGCAGCCAGCGAAACCCATGCAGCGTCTTTTGCCAGCCGCGGTTGGGCACGTTGATCTGGAACGGCGATTTGCCGCCGGTCTCGACCAGATGCCCCGACAAGGGATAACGGCCGTAATAGATCTCAAGCGCGATCTGCGGGTCGGCGAGGCGCAGATCCGGTGGCGCGATCAGGACGCGTTCGGGCGTGCGGCCGGAATAGCGCCAGCGATAAATCGGCCCGGCACGCAGGCGCCGGCGCGTTTTGCGCCAGAACTCCTTCGCGACCAGCGTCCACAGACGCGTCGTGTTGCCGGCAGCAAGTGCCAAAAGCCCTCCTGGTCGTCCTCTACCCCGGCACCAAGTTTACATGATTGAACGACTCGTGCGAAGGCGAATTCCTGGGATCGGGTCCGTTTCACCGGGTTTTGTCCCATCCCCTCCCTAAAAAAGTCAGCAAATCCGGATGCTTACATATTCAGCCGGCGCGCCGCATGCGGGCGGCGAAGAAGCCGTCCAGGCCGGAGCGCTCCGGGGCGCCGAGATCGAGATCGGCTGGCGTGGTGCGCAGCGTGCCTTGTTTCGTCAGGAACGAATCGATGCTGGCGATCTCGCCCCGATGCAGCGGATCGTCGACGACATCAGGCGATTGCCTGAGGAAAGCGCGATAAAGATCCTCGCCTTCAAGCGGGTCGAGCGAACAGTTGGAAAAGACGATCCTGCCACCGGGCTTGACCAGGGTGACGGCGCGGGTGAGTAGCCTGCGTTGCAGGTCGGCGAGCTTTTCGACGTCGGCCATGGTCTTGGTCCACGGCACGTCGGGATGGCGGCGCACCGTGCCGGTCGACGAGCAGGGCGCGTCGAGGAGCACGGCGTCGAACAGCTCCGCCGGCTCGTATTCGAGCAGGTCGGCCTGGACGATGTCGGCCGAGAGGCCGAGGCGGTCGAGATTCTGCGCCAGCCGCGCCAACCGGTTCTTCGAGGTGTCGACGGCGGTGACCCTGGCGCCGGCCAGGATCAGCTGGGCGGTTTTGCCGCCGGGCGCCGCGCAGAGATCGGCCACACGCAATCCCCTGGCATCGCCGAACAGTTTTGCCGGCAGACTGGCCGCCGCATCCTGTACCCACCAAGCGCCTTCGGCGAAGCCCGGCAGGTCGGTGACCGCGCCGACAAGATTTTCCACGCGCACCGTGCCGGTCGGCAGCACGGTCCCACCAAGCCTTTCGGCCCACAGTTCGGGATCGGCCTTGACCGAGAAATCGACGGGCGCCTCATGGCGATGCGCCGCCAGGATCTGTCGGGTCTTGTCCACGCCATAGGCGGCCTTCAGCCGGTCGGAAAACCATTTCGGCGCTTCGTCGGTGGCGGCAAGGGCGGCCGGCAGTTCGGTTTCCTTGGCTCGAGCCAGCGTGCGCAGCACGCCATTGACCAGGCCGGAAAAACGCTGTGTGCGCGGATCGGACTTGGCGTGGGTAACCGCGAGGTCGACGGCGGCGCTGTCGGGAATGTCGAGGAACAGGATCTGCGCCGCCGCCACATGCAGTATGTGCGACAAAGCGGTGGCATTGGGCGGCAGCGGCTTTTCCAGGCGCTTTGCCAGCAGCCCGGTAATGGTCATGCGATAGCGCAGCGCGGTGACCAGGATGGCGCGCACCAAGCCACGGTCACGCAGGTCGAGCGCCCTGTATTGCGGGTGGCCGTTTTCGTGGTCGGTCAAGCCGTCGAGCGGCGTCCTTGCGTCGATGACGGCGGCAAGCAGCCGCGCCGCCGCCTTGCGGGCAGCGAGACCGGCGACGAATTCGCCGCCGTCCTTGTGGTCCTGATCGCCTGAGCCTGTGCGCCGAGGTGTTCTGCCTACCACGCTCACGACCACCGGCCTTTGGGCCCGGTCGGGTTGCGACCCCACGGATTGGGTTTCGGCTTGGCCGGTTCGGTCGGCGGTTCGGCAGCGGCCGGCTTGCCCCAGGGGCCGGCCGACTGCTGTTCGTCGGCCTGCAATGGAACCGGCGCCTGGCGTTGGGTGGTGCGTGCCGCACCGTCACTCATCCCGCGCGCCATCTCCCGCAACGCGGCGATGCGGTTCTCGGTGCTCGGGTGGGTGGAGAACAGACTGTCCATGCGCTCGCCATGCAGGGGATTGATGATGAAGAGATGCGCCATCGCCGGATTGCGCTCCGCATCGGGGTTTGGAATGCGTTCGGCGCCGCGGGCGATCTTGTCAAGCGCGGATGCCAGCCAGAGCGGGTGTCCACAGATTTCGGCGCCGCGCCGGTCGGCCTCGTATTCGCGCGTGCGGCTGACCGCCATCTGCACGATCATGGCGGCGAAGGGCGCCACGATCATAGCCGCCAGCACACCGACAAAGCCGAACGGGTTGTTGTTGTCGCGATTGCCGCCGAGGAAAAACGCGAAATTGCCCAGCATCGAGATGGCGCCGGCAAAGGTGGCGACGATGGTCATGGTCAGCGTGTCGCGGTGCTGGACATGGGCGAGCTCGTGCGCCATGACCGCCGCGACCTCCTCATGGCTCAACCGCTGCAACAGGCCGGTGGAAGCGGCGACCGCCGCGTTCTGCGGGTTGCGGCCGGTGGCGAAGGCATTCGGCTGCGGATTGTCGATCAGATAGGTTTTCGGCATCGGCAGCCCGGCCTGCTTGGCCAGTGCCTGGACGATGGCGTAGTATTCCGGTGCGTTCTTCTCGTCGACCTCGACGGCATGGTTCATCGACAGCACCATCTTGTCGGCGTTCCAGTAGCTGAACAGATTGGTGCCGGCGGCGATCAGCAGCGCGATCATCATGCCGCCCGAACCGCCGATCAGGAAGCCGACGCCCATGAACAGCGCGGTCATCGCGGCAAGAAGCATGGCGGTGCGGATGGTGTTCATCGTCTGCTCCCGTCGTGGTGGTGGCAAAAAGAGGTCGATCGTCTTGGTTTCATGGCTATATGATGGGAAAGACCTGCCGCTGTTTCAATCCGCGGGGAATATCGCATGACCGATGAAACCAGTAAAACGCCCGCCGAAACCGATGGCGACGCCTTGCCGAAGGAACTGACGCCGGCCGCAAGGCGGGCGCTGGCCGAGGCCGAGGCCCGGCGCACCGAATATCGCGAGAAGGAAGCCGCCCTGCCGAAGGAGATCGGCGGTCGTGGCGGCAAGGAACCCGGCCGCTATGGCGACTGGGAGGTCAAGGGCCTGACCAGCGACTTCTAGGGTGCGTTGATATTCAGGTGAGGCCGACCTGCAAACGGCGGCTTCCTGCGCTTCCGGTGCTCACGTACCCAAAAGTACGCTCCG
It encodes:
- the purH gene encoding bifunctional phosphoribosylaminoimidazolecarboxamide formyltransferase/IMP cyclohydrolase, which codes for MAVAAKNIPAPDLVPVRRALLSVFDKTGLIDFARALAAAGVELVSTGGTAKAIAEAGMAVRDVSELTGFPEIMDGRVKTLHPSVHGALLGVRDDPEHAMAMRKYGIEPIDLVVSNLYPFEEVRRSGADYAAIVENIDIGGPAMIRASAKNHAYVAIVTDPGDYASVLNALEMNIGSLSLDFRKKLAAKAFARTASYDAAISGWFAEALEIEHPTWRAFGGRLAEVMRYGENPHQGAGFYVNGDKRPGVATARQLQGKQLSYNNINDTDAAFELAGEFDPARSAAVAIIKHANPCGVAEGASLKAAYAKALACDPVSAFGGIVAVNRTLDAEAAEEIVKTFTEVIIAPDATEEAAAIVAAKKNLRLLVTGGLPDPRSPGTTVKSVSGGLLVQGRDNAVVDDLELKVVTKRAPTPAEMADLKFAFRVAKHVKSNAIVYAKDGATVGIGAGQMSRVDSSRIAARKALDAAEAAGSAEPLTKGSVVASDAFFPFADGLLSAIEAGATAVIQPGGSMRDDDVIAAADEHGIAMVFTGVRHFRH
- a CDS encoding DUF1674 domain-containing protein, encoding MTDETSKTPAETDGDALPKELTPAARRALAEAEARRTEYREKEAALPKEIGGRGGKEPGRYGDWEVKGLTSDF
- the htpX gene encoding zinc metalloprotease HtpX; translated protein: MNTIRTAMLLAAMTALFMGVGFLIGGSGGMMIALLIAAGTNLFSYWNADKMVLSMNHAVEVDEKNAPEYYAIVQALAKQAGLPMPKTYLIDNPQPNAFATGRNPQNAAVAASTGLLQRLSHEEVAAVMAHELAHVQHRDTLTMTIVATFAGAISMLGNFAFFLGGNRDNNNPFGFVGVLAAMIVAPFAAMIVQMAVSRTREYEADRRGAEICGHPLWLASALDKIARGAERIPNPDAERNPAMAHLFIINPLHGERMDSLFSTHPSTENRIAALREMARGMSDGAARTTQRQAPVPLQADEQQSAGPWGKPAAAEPPTEPAKPKPNPWGRNPTGPKGRWS
- a CDS encoding RsmB/NOP family class I SAM-dependent RNA methyltransferase, yielding MSVVGRTPRRTGSGDQDHKDGGEFVAGLAARKAAARLLAAVIDARTPLDGLTDHENGHPQYRALDLRDRGLVRAILVTALRYRMTITGLLAKRLEKPLPPNATALSHILHVAAAQILFLDIPDSAAVDLAVTHAKSDPRTQRFSGLVNGVLRTLARAKETELPAALAATDEAPKWFSDRLKAAYGVDKTRQILAAHRHEAPVDFSVKADPELWAERLGGTVLPTGTVRVENLVGAVTDLPGFAEGAWWVQDAAASLPAKLFGDARGLRVADLCAAPGGKTAQLILAGARVTAVDTSKNRLARLAQNLDRLGLSADIVQADLLEYEPAELFDAVLLDAPCSSTGTVRRHPDVPWTKTMADVEKLADLQRRLLTRAVTLVKPGGRIVFSNCSLDPLEGEDLYRAFLRQSPDVVDDPLHRGEIASIDSFLTKQGTLRTTPADLDLGAPERSGLDGFFAARMRRAG
- a CDS encoding heparinase II/III family protein, with product MALAAGNTTRLWTLVAKEFWRKTRRRLRAGPIYRWRYSGRTPERVLIAPPDLRLADPQIALEIYYGRYPLSGHLVETGGKSPFQINVPNRGWQKTLHGFRWLRHMRAAGTELAAANARALVSDWIAMHGNNIAGVAWEPGTTAKRIIAWLQHSSVVLQGAEFPFYRAFLKSLAVQIRYLRSMAREMPDGKDRLRARIALAFAALSLPAPASALRGATRNLAEELNRQILADGGHISRNPMAVLEILADLLPLRQTYANQAETPPQALIGAIDRMLPALRFFRHQDGSLARFNGMGATIHDRIATILRHDDTAGAPLLHAPHSGYERLSMGGVTVIADTGLPPPVDVSNAAHAGCLAFELSSGRQHYIVNAGIDTYGAAEFRPLARATAAHSTATINDTSSARFSHSLRVNDLLGSPLIGGPQHVPCKRIDQKGVQGFIARHDGYVQRFGFLHERELKLSTNGNVLAGRDRFQRPGNASIRNNGRDFITVRFHVHPDINLLQDEHDRLVLTADQADSWVFTSSEVVPEVEESIYFAGLGGPRRSRQIVLAFKASEVAEVHWQLTRTSIAGYPENN